The segment GTTCTGCCAAAGTCCCTTAATTAACTTAAATGCAAATCCACAACTGGAATGTTGGATGTTCAGAAGTTGATCTAGTCAAAGCATCGTCTAGTAAAACTACGAGCTTTGCAATATATAGTGTTATTCTGGAGTCCAATTTATCACTCTGTAGCTAGAATAACCCATTGTTCTAAATGTAAAGAATAATAAGAATTTATAAAAGATTCTCCTTGTAATAGGTCATAGTGTACTCTCTCTATACTTTCCTTTATCATTAGAAACTACATATCAATTTATTTTTACATCTTGTAACGggtaatttgtatttattttattttttttaggtcttcACTGACCCAAGCAACCTCCAGAGACACATCCGTTCCCAACACGTTGGAGCCAGGGCACACGCGTGTCCTGACTGTGGCAAGACTTTTGCCACCTCGTCAGGTCTCAAGCAACATAAGCACATTCATAGTACTGTCAAACCTTTCATATGTAAGTTGTCTTGCTCGTATTTAGAATTTCCATTCTTTCTGAGAATGTTCTCCAAGACTTTTTAATATGTAGATGTAATTAAAGTGTAACTTTGGGCAAAAACTGAAAAAGCAGCTTTAGGCCCCACACATGTACCACAACATATTCTGAAAAGTTGTACATACCTGAATGTCGTCATCCTCTACTAGGCCTCAGCTGAATCCTGAGCTGCCCATGACAACATGAAAAATGAGAGCCCCCTGTCTGGCAACATGAGAAATACTACAACTACCAACCACTTAATTGGACTGGCCAAAAGctgaaatttcattttttgcccGGGGAAGAGAACacaatacaggttttttttccagcCATCCCCCCAAAAAAGACTTTTTGGTATTTCAGTGTTTTAAGTTTATTCATTTTTGGACAGGGTGGACAAAGACAACAGAGGGCCCCCATGCAAGAACAGAATATAGGCCCTTTGCGCTCTAATAGCTCCTATTATAGAGCACCCCCCATAAGTATCTCTAGCAATTCTCCAGTAATTGTTAGCTATGAAATTCATTAGTTCAGTTCCTTACGTGTAATCTAATAGAAAGTAGGATGCTGGTGCCTGTTTTCATTGCGGCAGTGGCCCCCCTTACCTACTAGGCCCATGTGTGGCTTCACCGGTTGCAAAAAGGGTATAAACCTCTTTCTGTATGACAATCTCTCTAATTCCTCGACGCCACTGGATCCTTGGTGTATTTTATAATATGATCGTTGTAAAACTCCTAGTCCTTATGATTCCATGTCCTTAGTAAAATTGACCTTAATGTTGATCAGTCTTCCAGTAGGGGTGAAGTCTAAACATATCATTCAACGGTCTAGTTGGCTGAGTTCTTGAAGATACATTTGAGTAAGTCTAGAATAAACGCTAGGTCACCGGTAGCATAGTCCCCACAGCCCTCACAAATTTTTACAATGGAATTTTAAGAGACTGTTATCTATAAGCTCTTGGACAGTCCTGGAAGTGTATACAGTACAAGATTTTAATGGAGATAATATAGGAAACTTGTTTATCTTGATGATTTGGAGATATGGAGTCTACCAGGTGACGCCATACTTTGTGTCATGCTCATTAGTTAGAATTCTCCCCTGTACTATGTAATATTACTCGATAATCATGACAAGACTGGAACTTATCCATTCACTAGGAATTTTTTGATGTCTGTGAGGCACTAAATAAATATTGCATCAGTCTGTGAAACGACTTCTTCCTTTGTGCTTCATTCCTCATCAGTGTCACGTCTTCCAAGTGAATGGATGTTCTGGgctttttgtatacattttccgTTTCTCTTCAATCAACTGTTCATTCCTCTACTGAGATAGAATACAAAGGCAGCTACACCTATGTAGATTTCAATTGTacagataattttttattatttgttttttattcttttaagcggggaattatgtatttatttgtgtctATTAAAAAGGGAACCCTGATTTGGAGCCCCAAATCTATTTGCAAAACATGTCTTAAGAGGGCATTTGAGACTTCCAGTAATATTCGCAGGTCAATCTACAATGTTCCTTAAGTTTTTTTAGACtgacaaattattattttgttcCTTAAATAGAGCAGCTTCCAAGCCTCCGCCAAACCACTATACCTTTTCATCCCTGAATGCAACCCCCTCCCCAAAAGTCAGAATGTCCAGATGTGGGCAATGGAGCCATTTGCTTGTCTCTTCTTTATCCTGGTCCTCAGGACCCACCACTGGGAGCCCCATGACATTTCCATTAAAGtcaaaataaagaataataacATAGTCGTCATTTTCTGCTAGCAAAGTAATTTTTGGGACACGGTACATTGCCAACTCAGAACTTCACAGTGTGTTAATCCGCCATTCCCAACTGCAGATCCCGGGCAGTGAACCAACAATCGTCATGCTTTTATATATTGTGCAGCATCCTGGATAATAAATTATCTTGTATGGGTTCTCACGTAATATCCAGTAATAAAAATTTGGGATGTTAATGGGAatacaggtccattttttttaatctgattaagaaaaaagtaaacaaaacctAAATtataagagataaaaaaaaaaaagcttgattctagaaattattttaattcattttcGAAAACTCGAAACAATGAAAAAGACAGAGAAAATATTTAACCTTTTGGGTCAACCGCAATTGAATATTTTACCTACCACTTGATAATTATTtacataaatgtattttttacatAATTTCATAACCTTAATGTTGAGATTCATGAATGTTAGGTTAGAGCTCCATGGTAACACGAGTCCTCCTCAATTTACGGGTAAATTATGGCCACGAAAATTATCACGACTCATTACAAAAAATGTGTCcatgtcagattatttttttttaccaggtcGGTAATGCTGTGATTGTACTCCGAATTGCAGATGACTTTGTGTTGCTGTGAAGCCTTAGCCTTGATTTAACAACATGTAAATTTTTCTCGACTTTGTTGATTATTTATATGTAAAATGAAAGAAATAACCAGATAAATTATGTTCACACAgtctttatgtttttattttatattgcttTTGTTTTGGTTTCTGTTGGTGTTCCAGGTGAGGTCTGCCATAAATCGTACACACAGTTCTCCAACCTGTGTCGTCACAAACGAATGCACGCAGACTGCCGTACACAGATTAAGTGTAAGGACTGTGGACAGATGTTTAGCACTACCTCCTCCCTTAACAAGCACCGGCGCTTCTGTGAAGGCAAAAACCATTACAATCCTGGTGGAATGTTTGGCCATGGTCTGCCCTTGACACCAAGTTCTTTGATGGACAAGTCTAAACCTTCTCCAAACATGAATCACGCTAGCCTTGCTTTCAATGACTATTTTTCTTCCAGGGCACATCCGGGTAGTTTGCCATTTTCACCTGCTCCTCCGCCTTTTCCTTTGGCACCAGGATTTCCAGGAATTTTCCCTCCTTCATTGTATCCCCGGCCACCTTTATTACCCCCTTCTGCGCTACTCAAAAACCCCATGAACCATACACGAGATGGAAAGCTTCCCAGTCCATTAGGTAATCCCCAACTTTCCCTTATGCCCTCTTTGAACAGCAACAATAGTAACCAGCCACTTTCACTGGAGGAAAAATTTGAAAACCGTATGGAAGATTCATACATAGAGAAACATAAGTCTAGGAGCAGCGATCTATCCGATGGAAGTGACTTCGAAGATGTGAACACAACTTCGGGGACAGATCTGGATACCACCACTGGGTCTGACTTAGATAGTGATATAGATAGTGAAAGAGACAAAAACAAAGAAAAGAGCAAAACCATAGAAAACAAACAAGACATTGTTAGTAGCTCTGTCTCTAGTAGTTCTAATAACAATATTACAGAGAGGCCATTCTTCTACTCTCAACATTCCTTCTTTCCTCCTCCAGAAGAGCAGTTACTTCCATCCATGGGGGCAGCAAATGACTCTATTAAAGCTATTGCCTCTATAGCAGAGAAATATTTTGGACCTGGATTTATGgggatgcaagaaaaaaaaatgggttcCCTCCCCTATCATTCCATGTTCCCCTTTCAGTTTCTCCCGAACTTTCCCCATTCTTTATACCCAGCTTTTACTGATCGGACAATGAATCACAATTTGCTGGTGAAAGCTGAACCAAAGTCTCCTAGAGACCTTCAGAAAGTTGGCAGCTCAAGTTCAGAGTCCCCGTTTGATCTCACGACCAAACCAAAAGAGATTAAGTCCCCCTTAATACCAACTAAGGTTTTGGCACAACCATCCTCAGGAGAGGAGCAACCTTTGGACCTCAGCATTGGTAACAGAAGTCGAGCCAGTCAAAATGGGGCAAGGGAGGCGCGTAAAAACCATATGTATGGTGACCGGAAAGCCATGTCTGGAGAAATGCTTTCAAAAATTCCTCCACCGCCTCTTCCTCAACAGCCGCCTCTTCATTACGCAAAACCTTCTCCCTTCTTCATGGACCCCATTTACAGGTATTAACATACCTTTACCTAATTCAGATGCGTATATTAAGTTGCATGGGAAATTATTGTAAATTGAGTGCTCATTTTTCCTGTTTGTTACATTTGAATACAAATTTTAACAATATTCTCCTTTATGTAGGGTCTGCACACAATCTGATGATCTATTTGTCGGGCTTATCTTCTCTCTTTGCTTGTGACACATATTATGGCTAGGTCTGTGCTCTGTCTCACTGCTAAATATAGTGCGGTGTTGACCAGTTTAATGAGCATCCTATCGAGGAAGGTTCCGATTATTTCACTGTCTTGAAGAGCTGAGGCTCCACCAAGAACGGAAAGGATGTTAACTCGTTAAATTACAGGAAATGTTCTCATCCAACTGCAGTATATCACGTATCAATGGGTCTGGCCCTGTTCTTGTCACACGAGCCGGATGGATTGAGATATTATGATTTATGATATTAATCTTCTGTAAACTTAGAAGTGTTACGTACTATGATTGATTCATTCAGGGATATGTTCTAGCTCTTGAGTACATACATTGCTATATAGGTACTGGATTGAAGCCTACTGTTTGCTCAGATCTGATATTTGCAACAACGGAAGTTTTATCTCAGGTTGATAAGCTAAAATAAGAAAGGAACATTGTACAATGCCTCATCCCCTATGCTTGTGTTAATGAAAGCATAAGCTGATGCAAATATATTGTGGAAAGACTATTTACTTCATGAACGAGCCATTTTAAGGGTTTAGAAGATGTCATTGGTGGTGGTGGCATGGCTTTGGGAGCCCAACCATTGGCTAGTATGAAGTGGGCACagtggtccattttttttttattttaagatcTTTGGCTTTATGCAGCagtcccattaacttcaatgggcaaAACTTACAGACTCGGGGATCAATGGCCCATTACTACTAGCGAAGGACGGGGGTCCCAAAACAAGAGCCCCCAATGATGGCATCTTCTAACATGTCAAAATATATATGAAAGGGGATCCTTCACTTGTGTGTTTCCTTtgtactctaaaaaaaaaattctagagatccgttatttttacttttttacctgctatttattttaaatattttttgcatTGAACCTATGCTTAGTTATATCATTATACCTCTTACCAGCTCCTGGCAAATTCTACAGGAAAAATACCACAAACGTTACCTCGCAGTTTACAATCCAGTTCTGGATCTCCACAAGAACATGGAGACCAACAATTGTATTCTGTCGGCCACCTTATCTCACATGTTCTGactggctgaaaaaaaatgatggaCGACTCCAGTGTCCAGCAGAGTtttcctttaaagggattgtacactttggacaacccctttttgcaTAAATGGGTTTCCCAATGATGGGCTGATAAGAATGAATATTAAGACACCCGCCATCAGCTGGTATCACTAATGGAAGCAGCTGGCGAGTACTCACTACAGCCCCACTCCAAGGGCAATTAAATATTGTGAGGTGCCCATTGAAATACAATGTAATATGCTCTTTGTAGCAGCTTTCTGCTCTGGCTGATTAGGGTGGGAGAGGGGGGTACCAAACCTATTGACTCAGAATGCCCTAATAGGCCATTTTAAAAGGGGCCATCTGAACCAAACCACCCATATATTGCTTCACTATTGCTATCATTAATATATTGTTATTCTGTTTTACAACTACTGTTATTATTTGGGGTACGTAACCCTATGTGTTGCTGTCCAGCAGGGTGGAAAAGCGAAAGGTGACAGACCCTGTGGGGACATTGAAGGACAAATATTTACGACCATCTCCACTCCTTTTCCACCCCCAGGTAAATGACTTCTTTCGTTTgatgtttttttacattacaatAACTCATTTCGTGAGGTCTGAATAACATTTCTTTCCAGTTGACTATCCAAGTGGTAATTTGGGGCTGAACGCAGACACCACACTCCAAGGTTTATAGACTTTGGGTCTAACACTATAGAGCTAAAAGTCAATGCCCGTTGACCTAATATGATCAGTTAGAGCATATAAGTTATCATTGGCCTGGTGACCTAGTATTGATTGGACCATTAAAATGAAAAATGGTGTCTCTATAGTTCTCCTCTGAATATGACATCCATCTTACAATAGTAGAATTCTACATCTATCCAGCTCATTAGATGGGAAGGTGAAAAAAAGAATGGATTTGACCATCCTAATGCATCCTTTATTGAGTAAAGTTGTTATTTCAATAGGAAGGGATTAAGTGCCTGTCAAAGCTCTCTAGCGTCAACAAGATCCATCAGCATAAATCTATGTCTGTGACAGTGGTCTCCAACATATGGCAATCCAGCTgttttgaaactacaactcccagcatgctttgACAGTCCAGATTGCCATACATACTAATATTCTGTGCCATAAAAATTATAATCTCATCAGTCCATTCGTTGACGGACTATCTTCATGTACAGCTACCATGGATTATGATGTAATCTATGTAGCCTTGAACCCACATGATCACAGCTGAAGAAGACCTAAGCTACTCGGTGACTTCATTGCTTAGAAGACAAAGAGATTTGAGGCCGTCGTCCAAGaaccttgattttttttttttttttttttaatatatattcaaCAATGATATTTTTCAGGCAGGTCATTCTTCCAGAGAAATCCACAGAGTTTCCCACCTCACTTCTAAACATAGACCCCCTCATTGTTTCACATCCCCGCCAACTTATAGTTAATAACTTCCAGTGATTTTCCTTCTAGATGACTGGATAATGGCAGCTGGCCCGCCAGAAACATCCTGTGTTTGTCTGCTTTAAAATAGTGGTGAGAtttacttgtaaaggatctgatATGACAGAGCAGCCAGTTAATACCAGCAAAAGGGGCTCAGGAAGAGTCTTGTAGTCCATATTGGTTAACAAACACTGGAGCGTCACCTATAGGTTATCAGAGAGATAAGCAGTGGCTACCATGGCCGGACTGCGCGCGCTCTGAGGTGCCATCAAATACTGCAGGATAGATAGACACAGCTATGTGAGAGCGATCTGTAGCTATGTGAGAGCGATCTGTAGCTATGTGAGAGCAATCTGTAGCTATGTGAGAGCGATCTGTAGCTGTGTGAGAGCGATCTGTAGCTATGTGAGAGAGATCTGTAGCTATGTGAGAGCGATCTGTAGCTATGTGAGAGCGATCTGTAGCTGTGTGAGAGCGATCTGTAGCTGTGTGAGAGCGATCTGTAGCTGTGTGAGAGCGATCTGTAGCTGTGTGAGAGCGATCTGTAGCTATGTGAGAGCGATCTGTAGCTATGTGAGAGCGATCTGTAGCTGTGTGAGAGCGATCTGTAGCTATGTGAGTGCGATCTGTAGCTGTGTGAGAGCGATCTGTAGCTATGTGAGAGCGATCTGTAGCTGTGTGAGAGCGATCTGTAGCTATGTGAGAGCGATCTGTAGCTGTGTGAGAGCGATCTGTAGCTATGTGAGAGCGATCTGTAGCTATGTGAGAGCGATCTGTAGCTATGTGAGTGCGATCTGTAGCTGTGTGAGTGCGATCTGTAGCTATGTGAGAGCGATCTGTAGCTATGTGAGAGCGATCTGTAGCTGTGTGAGAGCGATCTGTAGCTGTGTGAGAGCAATCTGTAGCTGTGTGAGTGCGATCTGTAGCTGTGTGAGAGCGATCTGTAGCTGTGTGAGAGCGATCTGTGGCTGTGTGAGAGCGATCTGTGGCTGTGTGAGAGCGATCGGTGGCTGTGAGAGCGATCTGTAGCTGTGTGAGAGCGATCTGTA is part of the Rhinoderma darwinii isolate aRhiDar2 chromosome 10, aRhiDar2.hap1, whole genome shotgun sequence genome and harbors:
- the PRDM16 gene encoding histone-lysine N-methyltransferase PRDM16 isoform X4; translation: MVFATNSADSAIIADWKALDTSQVSELVHLTQRKKLFYKVIKDIEPGEELLVYMKEGNFSLGSMPPNLEEEHTFRCEDCDELFQSKLDLRRHQKYACNTVNHIYESLNEEIKQEGFDNEQVHECKDCERLFPNKYSLEQHMIIHTEEREYKCDQCPKAFNWKSNLIRHQMSHDSGKRFECENCVKNESWFPSDLPSRLPIYLNCNNNTEAEPHTPKVDVFTDPSNLQRHIRSQHVGARAHACPDCGKTFATSSGLKQHKHIHSTVKPFICEVCHKSYTQFSNLCRHKRMHADCRTQIKCKDCGQMFSTTSSLNKHRRFCEGKNHYNPGGMFGHGLPLTPSSLMDKSKPSPNMNHASLAFNDYFSSRAHPGSLPFSPAPPPFPLAPGFPGIFPPSLYPRPPLLPPSALLKNPMNHTRDGKLPSPLGNPQLSLMPSLNSNNSNQPLSLEEKFENRMEDSYIEKHKSRSSDLSDGSDFEDVNTTSGTDLDTTTGSDLDSDIDSERDKNKEKSKTIENKQDIVSSSVSSSSNNNITERPFFYSQHSFFPPPEEQLLPSMGAANDSIKAIASIAEKYFGPGFMGMQEKKMGSLPYHSMFPFQFLPNFPHSLYPAFTDRTMNHNLLVKAEPKSPRDLQKVGSSSSESPFDLTTKPKEIKSPLIPTKVLAQPSSGEEQPLDLSIGNRSRASQNGAREARKNHMYGDRKAMSGEMLSKIPPPPLPQQPPLHYAKPSPFFMDPIYSRVEKRKVTDPVGTLKDKYLRPSPLLFHPQMSAIETMTEKLESFANLKADTGSSLPSLPHHPFNFRSPPPTLSDSILRKGKERYTCRYCGKIFPRSANLTRHLRTHTGEQPYRCKYCDRSFSISSNLQRHVRNIHNKEKPFKCHLCNRCFGQQTNLDRHLKKHEHENVPVSQHSGVIGNHHGTSVSSPNSESENHALLDEKEDSYFSEIRNFIANSELNQTSSLGEKRTEIQDIDSSSRGCSLVNQKPEDVDEDEDDDLEEDYEDGSLTGKSQDETVSPTMETQEAYEEDEEDEEPTSLSMSFDHTRRLMQ